The DNA window GCAGTCTTGCGCTTCGCCACCACCGCAGGTGCAGGCGGCGGAGTCTTGCGCTTCGCCACCACCGCAGGTGCAGGCGGCGGAGTCTTGCGCTTCGCCACCACCGCAGGGGCGGGCGGCGGAGTCTCGCGCTTCGCCACCACCGCGGGCTGGACCGCGGGGGGAACCTGCGAAGCTTCGGCGGACCGTTCCGGCTTTGATCCGGCGGCGATGCGGCCGGGGCCGACCCTCTCCGCCGTTTCGCGCTGCGCATTCTGTTTCTGCTCGAGCACCCGATCCAGTTCCTCGATCGCTGCGGATCCCACCCGGGCCGAGCCCTCGGAAGTCTTGGGAGACAGCGCGGCGGAGAGACTTTCGCGTTGCGCGAATTCCGCACCTCCGGAATCGTCCTCGGTGCGCATCAACCAGAAGGCCCCGCCACCCGCGAAGACCGCGAGCCCGAGCCCGATGGCCAGGAGAAACGGGGCCGTCTTCCGGCGCTGGCGCCGCGGCATGGGCTCGTAGCTGGGCTGGCGCTCACCGAGCGTCGATTCTCGCTCCGTCTGCAGTTTGCGCAGGGCGTCCAGGATTGTGCTCATGATGTTCCTCCACGCACGATCAAACGAGGCGTGTCGTAGTCGAGTTCCTGGTACAGGCCGATCAGCGTGTCAGTGCCAACCTGGCCGGTCGTCTTCAAGGCGTGCGCCATCTGGAAACGTCGGATCGCGGATTCGGTTTGCTCGTCGAAGCGCCCCGAAGCATCACCCGGGCTCATGTATCCCAGATCGGTGAGGCGGGCCTGGATCCAGCGAACAGCTGTTCCGCGCATACCGCGCTGCATCGATGGCAGCGACTCGAAGTTGTTCCAGAGGAAGAACGTGCGTCCCGTCCAGACCCGATCGAGTCCTTCATCTGGTAGTACGAACCAGCTATCGCCGATCGCCATGACCGCATAACCGTCTTCGTAAAGACCCATCAGCGCCGCGTAGCGCAGCTCGCCTTCGGCCGGTGCGAGTTCGAGAATTGCGGGCATGTCGAGTTGTATGAGCTGCTTGCGCCGCGATCTCGTCGAGTGGACCAGCAAGGAGGAATACTCCCGAACCGCCTCCGGGAAGCGATTGGGCGCCACGGTGCCAGACACCGGCTCCTCGTGACCCCAGACATCGAGCAGGGTGTCGAGCGCCCTGGCTGCACTGTCGTCGACGCTCATGGCCAGGAGCTGCTCCGTAAGCGACTTCGCGCTGTTGTCCTCGCTCGCCGAAACCTCCGGCGCCGCACCCGGCAGCGGTTCGGTGCGGAGTGCGTCAACGCGCTGATCCGGCGCCTGGCTCCCGACCCAGAGCACGGACGCACCCCATCCGGCGAACAGACCCAGTAAGACCAGGGCCGCCTTCGCCACGAGACTGCGACCGTGAACCGCGAGCCAGGGCATGGACTCCGAGGCCGGTAGCTCGGCCGCGACTTTGCGCACGGTACGCGCGTCGATCACGGCGAGTTCCTTGGCGTAGCCGGCCAGTAGGGATCGATCGGCGATTGCATTGATCAGGCGTGGAATTCCGCGAGACAGACGCGACATCGTGCGCAGGGCAGAACCGGAGAAAAGGTGTGTGTCGCGCGCACCGGCCACGCGCAGGCGGTGTTCCACGTACTGTTTGACTTCATCGCGCGTCAACGGCCGCAGGCTCCAGCGCACGGTAATGCGCTGGCGCAACTGACGCAGGTCGCTGCGACGCAGATTCTCCTCGAGCTCGGGCTGGCCGATCAGGATGATCTGGATCAGCTTCTCGCGCTCAGTTTCCAGATTGGACAGAAGCCGGATCTGTTCGAGTACGGTCGCATCCAGGTTCTGGGCTTCGTCGATCACCAGCAGCACGCGTCGCCCCTGACTGTTCTTGTGCAGCAGGAAGCGATTGAGTTCTTCGATCAACTCGGTGCGCGTGCGCGCTCCGGCGTGCAGGCCGAACTCCCGATTGATCGCGGTCAGCAACTCGACCTCGGTCGGGCTCGGATTGAAGATATAGGCGACTTCGGCATCGGAGCCGATGCGTTCCAGCAGGGTGCGACACAGGGTCGTCTTGCCCGCGCCCACCTCACCGATCACCTCGATGAAGCCGGAGCCCTCCTCGATCCCATACATGAGAGTAGCCAGCGCATCGCGTTGCGACTGACCCATGAACAGATAATGGGGGTCGGGCGCGAGCGCGAAAGGCTTCTCGGTCAGCCCGTAGAACCCTGTGTACATCTATCGTTCTCGCTGCTGCAGTTTCACCAGTGATCCGCCGTCTCGCCTCGCGGTCCCGCAGGGTGATACTCTGCGCCGCGTATGTCCAATTCTACTCCCAGCCAGACAGCTACGGTCGGTGTCGATGCGGGCGCCAGCCTGTGCAAGCTGGTTCTTCCCAATGGCGGAGAAATGCGTACGGCGCTGTTCCCGGCCCAGGATCTGGATGCCGTCCGGAGCTGCATTGAGAGCTGGAAGCCCCAGCGGATCTCGGCAACCGGAGGTGGGGCGGCCCGGCTGGGCGAAATCGCGGGTGTAAGCGTCCAGACAGTCCCCGAATTCGAAGCCTGGGCACGGGGCGCGCCGATCCTGGCCGATGCCGCTCAGCTCCAACTGCCCGAGCGCTATCTGCTGGTCAGCCTGGGCACCGGGACCTCGGTCCTCGGACTCACCCCGGCGGGCGCACAGCGTGTGGGCGGCAGCGCCCTCGGCGGCGGCACCCTGCTCGGACTCGGCCGGCTTCTGCTGGGAGTCGAGAGCTTCGCCGAGATGACCGAACTCGCCCGCAGAGGAGATCGTCGCAAGGTCGACCTGCTGGTCGGCGACATCTACCGCGGACTCGAAACCCCTCTGCCGGGTGAACTGAATGCGGCCAGCTTCGGCAAGCTCGATTCCCGGGAACCCGAAGACCTGGCCGCGGCACTCATGGGGTTGATCGGCGAGAACATCGCGCTGATCTGCGGGACGATCGCGAACAGTCAGGGTTTCAGCGAGATCTTCTACTGCGGATCCACCCTCTGGGAAAACCCCGTCCTGCGGCAGATCATCGCAGAGGT is part of the bacterium genome and encodes:
- a CDS encoding AAA family ATPase; the protein is MYTGFYGLTEKPFALAPDPHYLFMGQSQRDALATLMYGIEEGSGFIEVIGEVGAGKTTLCRTLLERIGSDAEVAYIFNPSPTEVELLTAINREFGLHAGARTRTELIEELNRFLLHKNSQGRRVLLVIDEAQNLDATVLEQIRLLSNLETEREKLIQIILIGQPELEENLRRSDLRQLRQRITVRWSLRPLTRDEVKQYVEHRLRVAGARDTHLFSGSALRTMSRLSRGIPRLINAIADRSLLAGYAKELAVIDARTVRKVAAELPASESMPWLAVHGRSLVAKAALVLLGLFAGWGASVLWVGSQAPDQRVDALRTEPLPGAAPEVSASEDNSAKSLTEQLLAMSVDDSAARALDTLLDVWGHEEPVSGTVAPNRFPEAVREYSSLLVHSTRSRRKQLIQLDMPAILELAPAEGELRYAALMGLYEDGYAVMAIGDSWFVLPDEGLDRVWTGRTFFLWNNFESLPSMQRGMRGTAVRWIQARLTDLGYMSPGDASGRFDEQTESAIRRFQMAHALKTTGQVGTDTLIGLYQELDYDTPRLIVRGGTS